ACTCATTGTACAATCTATTAAATTCTATTCCCTTGCAGGCACATACATTGACAAAAAGTGCCCATTCACCGGTACTGTTGCCATCAGGGGCAGAATCATAGCTGGAACATGCCACAGCGCCAAGATGAACAGGACCATCATTGTCCGCAGGAACTACCTCCACTTCGTGAAGAAGTACCAGAGGCAAGTAAAAGGATTATGTATTCCTGAAACAACATATTTTTTACTCCTTCTGAGTTGCATTTCTAACTCAGAAAACAATTGCGCTCTTTGCAGGTATGAGAAGAGGCACTCAAACATCCCTGCTCACATCTCCCCATGCTTCCGTATCAAGGAAGGCGACCATGTCATCATTGGCCAGTGCAGGTAACTACTCACTACGATGTAGACTTCGTCCTGGTTGGTCTGTATGCTTAAAACACGGAGTTTCATGGGCAATTGTTGCTGTGATCTCCAATTCTTCGTTCTTCCCCTATTGATTACTGCACAACATGATTTTCTTATGTTGCTGAACTTTTTGTTCTGTCTTTACAGGCCTCTGTCCAAGACAGTCAGATTCAACGTCCTCAAGGTCATTCCAGCTGGAACCACTGGTGGTGGGAAGAAGGCTTTCATCGCTGCCTAAGCTTAGACTCTGATTCATGAGTAGTTCATAGTCAGAAGTTTTTCGCACTTAAAAAGATCTACCAGGCTGGTGTTTTGGTATTTGATTCCATATTTTCTGTCAGACTGAAGTCTCTCGTCGTATGAACGTGTTTGTGGAATCTATCTATCATTAAGAGTTTTGCTTAAATTGTACCATGTGTTGTGTTCTTGTTGATTCTGGTCAATTTGTTTCCCTGCTGGCTTGTTGCTTGCTCAAATTGACTGTTGCTTCAGCTGTCAACGTCATGTCTCAAGACTTCCCATCAGTGTTTGTATCTCATTTGCAACACAGTACATGACTACTCGTCACATTTTAATTTTTGGTATAGATACATCAATATTTAGTAAAGGTGGAGACACTTATTTTAGAAAGAAGCTGTACGACCTAGCGAAATCGATTTGGCTGTCCAACTATCCAAACATACACGAAGTGAACTTAGATTCCAAATGGTTGTTTTCTCTTTACTCGCAAATTCATTGTGCCAGAATTGATCACCGAAATAACTACGGGTAGAGACGGGTAGATCGTCTCATTCAATAGCACTGCTTAGCGTATTCTAGTTTGTAAGAAATGCCCATTTCCCTCGGACTTCCTTTGGGCAACGAAGAGTGTCTCCGTCCAGTATTTGTTTGATGGTTTCTCTATGCTTTCTTTCGACTGGAAAGCTAAGCTATTCTCAGTGCTCTTATACACCCACACAATCGCGACTTTGTACTTCTTCTACTCTCATTTTTGTTTAAATATCTCGGAAACTGATGCTTCCAATCTTCTTCGGGATGCACGTGAAAAAGTGGGCACTGGTTTTCTCCATTCCCTCCATCGTCGAGTGCCATCGTGAGGAGGAGACTATGGTTTTGCGTCCTTTTTCTTCAACTAAAGACAACTTCAAATAATTTCGTAGTGAAAGACAAAAGTCTCATCAATCAAGGCATGTTTAAATGCCTTTGAAGAAGCAAAGAAATCATCTACATGGTTACAAGTGCTTCAGAACCTGGGCCAAATACTCACAAAATACACAATAGGCCAGTATCCGAAACTCAAATGCTATGGCTCAAGAGCTCAACCCCGTCCACCCAACCTCTGCTGCATCCATTTGCAATTGTTGTGGACAACTGCTTCTACCCTTTGCAAGAGTAGGGCAACTGCTGCTGTTGCCATGAACCAATGCACCTAGAATGAGATCTCACTAGGTGCGTGGAATGTTCGCCCACGGCAGATCGCCTCAAGGTTTTCGCCGGCATACGAACTGAGTGGAGAAACCTCGACGCCTAAGGAAAAGTGATCATGAGAGATGACCCGGAATGTACTTATTTCAAATGTTCAAGTAGTGATTTCTTGCAAGTTTCTGGGTAAGGAATTACCTGTCATATACAAGGGTACTGAATGGGTCAGAAAGCCGCCAGCAGCAACCACCCATCTGCTGTGGAGCCGGAGCAGCATCAGTTTGGCGGTATCAGGGGTGTCATAAGCTGCGCCGTTTGCATTCTTCACTGGTGCAAATTCCTCCTCGCGTGACACCTGAATGTTAAGAGATGCACCGGTGAGTATCTCCAGTTTTTTAACAGGAAAAAGAGATGGAACATAAGATGCTACTATATCAGGACAGGTAACAGAAGTTGGACCTCGAAAAGTGTCGTGGACGGGGAGTAACTGAATGCATCGAATATGTATTGTTCAAGCTTCAGGCCCATTGTACACCCATGAATGGAAGGTATCTTCTTCTCTGCAAGATGATACCTGGACACCAAGTTTGTAAACGTCAAGTACGAAAACAGAACATAATTTTTCTGGAGCATGACATTTGCCAGGTAACTTTACTTCCATGACATGCCTAGCAGACCCTTAAATAACAAAGCCTAGCATAGGTGTAATTCTCACTCTCCCAAGAGGTGAAAAGAGTAGATAAGCAGCAAATAGGCAACAAAAGTATCCACCAAACTCGCAAGTTTGGAAGAATTGGCAAACATTCAATGAATTCATAATGTTTCAGAATTTAAATTGGACAGAGAAACACTCACACACTGTCCTTTTCAAGGCTGTTTGCCACTTGATTCAAAAAGTCCAAAGCGAACATATGCAAGCATACCTGCAAAAAAACAACGGAATATGAAGTTGTCATGCGTCAGAGTGTTTGAAGGAAGGAGTGAGCGGCAAGCGAAGGATAGAAACGTACATTGCTCCAACAATAACGAAGGCGTCCTGTTGATTGATTGATTTCAGTAGCCATAGCCGCATCCATTTCACTATACTCGACCACGGAGAGAGGTCCACCACGACCTCGTTGAACAAACACTCCAACATTCTCTTGTGGATAAGCCTGTTCAGAATACGACTAACTATCAGTGGGTTGCACAGTATGGTAAATGGTAAGGCATCAAGTGATGAACCATGAGAATTTATTCTTGCGACCTCTTGAAATATTTGACTTTACCTTCCTAACAACCTTTGCAGCAGAAGATACACCCTTATCTATAAAGTACCCTAGGAATGTAGGATCGGCAACACGAACCTGCGTATAAGATATCGATTAGCGAATGAGGCCGTGCAGAAAAATCAGTTGACATCTCAATGTGTCTTTCCTCACCAATGCGTTATCAACACCGTAGCAATCTACATATTTTACACCCCGTGCAGACATATCTTCAAGCAACTTCTTAGACTTCAGGGCTGTGAGATGTTACAGTTGTAAAAAAAAGCATCAGCAATGATCATGTATTTAATAAAATAGAACTACCGCACGAGACATAGCCATTATTCCAGATCTATGGGGATTACCGGAATAAATTCCTCCATTTCCATCAGGAGCCTTTGCAACCTAGTTTCAGCAGAGCATGATCATTTAGAATTGCAACATATGCACTATCAAAGTAGATTTGCAGGCATAACAATTTGCATTTAAAGATATCACACCATGAGTAACTTAGAAATCAAGTTGCAATAAACCACAATTCTGCCTCCAATTAATATATGATCAGATGAATGAATCATAAAGTTAAGAGATGGTACCCTGTATGGTGTCTCCATGATAAATCTGCCATCGTCAGAAACACATGGAAGAGTGCCTTGTTGGAAAAAGGTCACCTGCGATGAAAATGTTTGAATTTCAAGCCAAATTGTTAAAGATAACTCTTACTATTGAATTGGAGATTATGCACTTATTATTTAATTCCCATGAATATTTAACGCCGCAGAAGATATTGTACTTGTTCTTACCTGTTCAGCCTCTAAGCCAAAATATTTACGGCTTTCAAAGAATTTGCGTGTGACATCATGGGTGAAGGGGCTGGTCATTATATACCAGTGGATCGGTAAAATATTGCCAGGAGCTGCAAATATTTTCAAATTAAGGGTAATGACGTGAAGCAAAAAATAAGATCTAGAAGCTTGGGATCAAAAGACATTACAATCACTGGATTGAGCAGCCAACTTTTGAATACACAAAATGCGTTCCGCCTGGAGTTGGAAAAGTGATTTTCCAGATGGAAGTCCAATATCTGAAGGTCGAAAATGAGGTGTCAGAAACAAACAATGAATCATGATACATATAATGTAAGATGAAATTATCAGCAAAGTGCAAT
This region of Lolium perenne isolate Kyuss_39 chromosome 2, Kyuss_2.0, whole genome shotgun sequence genomic DNA includes:
- the LOC127336207 gene encoding UDP-N-acetylglucosamine diphosphorylase 2, which encodes MKEMMVGSVAPVGPVGRWGAAPPQALLERMKDYGQEGAFALWDELSPEDRDLLVRDIESLDLSRIDRIIRRSLGSQGFLAPAVEPVPESSVSRVEDRSSEDKERWWKKGLRAISEGKLAVVLLAGGQGTRLGISDPKGCFNIGLPSGKSLFQLQAERILCIQKLAAQSSDSPGNILPIHWYIMTSPFTHDVTRKFFESRKYFGLEAEQVTFFQQGTLPCVSDDGRFIMETPYRVAKAPDGNGGIYSALKSKKLLEDMSARGVKYVDCYGVDNALVRVADPTFLGYFIDKGVSSAAKVVRKAYPQENVGVFVQRGRGGPLSVVEYSEMDAAMATEINQSTGRLRYCWSNVCLHMFALDFLNQVANSLEKDSVYHLAEKKIPSIHGCTMGLKLEQYIFDAFSYSPSTTLFEVSREEEFAPVKNANGAAYDTPDTAKLMLLRLHSRWVVAAGGFLTHSVPLYMTGVEVSPLSSYAGENLEAICRGRTFHAPSEISF